Proteins encoded by one window of Sciurus carolinensis chromosome 12, mSciCar1.2, whole genome shotgun sequence:
- the LOC124961391 gene encoding high mobility group protein HMG-I/HMG-Y-like, whose product MRESSWRSSQPWPPSRKRTALRSEARAARKQPPKEPSEVPTPKTSGRPKGSKTKGAAKTRKTTTAPGRKPRGRPKKLEKWEEEGISQESSEEEQ is encoded by the coding sequence ATGCGTGAGTCAAGCTGGAGGTCCAGCCAGCCCTGGCCTCCAAGCAGGAAAAGGACGGCACTGAGGAGCGAGGCCAGGGCAGCGCGCAAGCAGCCTCCGAAGGAACCCAGCGAAGTGCCAACACCTAAGACCTCGGGGCGACCAAAGGGCAGCAAAACCAAGGGCGCTGCAAAGACCCGGAAAACCACCACAGCTCCAGGGAGGAAACCAAGGGGCAGACCCAAAAAACTGGAGAAGTGGGAAGAGGAAGGCATCTCGCAGGAGTCCTCCGAAGAGGAGCAGTGA